One region of Candidatus Acetothermia bacterium genomic DNA includes:
- a CDS encoding adenine deaminase, with product AYGIPNLGAIAPGYAADLAVLSDLQRVRVEEVYVAGVKVAAGGECIVDLPAPPRGEGRAPVRVDAERLSFSIPAGAGRARAIRVVPGQVVTEEFHVRPRLEGGEVVADPDRDLLKLAVVERHRGTGNVGLALVQGFGLRRGALASTVAHDSHNVVVVGTTDEDMRAAVAELVRLGGGQV from the coding sequence GCGTACGGGATCCCGAACCTCGGGGCGATCGCCCCCGGCTACGCTGCCGACCTCGCCGTGCTTTCCGACCTTCAGCGGGTACGGGTGGAGGAGGTGTACGTGGCCGGGGTGAAGGTGGCCGCGGGCGGGGAGTGCATCGTGGACCTGCCCGCGCCCCCGCGCGGGGAGGGGCGCGCACCGGTGCGCGTGGACGCGGAGCGGCTCTCCTTCAGCATCCCGGCTGGGGCGGGGAGGGCCAGGGCCATCCGGGTCGTCCCCGGCCAGGTGGTGACCGAGGAATTCCACGTGAGGCCCCGCCTGGAAGGGGGCGAGGTGGTGGCCGACCCGGACCGGGACCTCCTCAAGCTTGCCGTGGTGGAGCGGCACCGCGGAACGGGGAACGTGGGGCTCGCTCTCGTCCAGGGGTTCGGCCTCCGACGGGGGGCGCTCGCGTCCACCGTGGCCCACGACAGCCACAACGTGGTGGTGGTGGGCACCACCGATGAGGACATGCGCGCCGCGGTGGCGGAGCTCGTCCGCCTGGGCGGGGGACAAGTGA
- a CDS encoding phosphoenolpyruvate carboxykinase (ATP), whose protein sequence is MDVDRAVDRALGAHPDVWENRGRRELIAEAIRRREAWGSSSGALAAWTPPESTGRRPQDTYIVDRPEIHAAVDWRSPYCIPLSPDTFEMILQDALGTLGKKARLYVTERALGADPGYALVVRTVTDRALTALFADNMFRPVPPGAEGSAFADRPFLLLALPYDKLDPRKYAGRLRPDPRTGTASGIAVVMDFALRVGIVYGSAYLGSVKKLMFTVMNFLLPPLGVLPLHGAASVGPGGDAALFLGLSGTGKTSLSSDPERTLIGDDEHGWTEEGIFNFEWGCYAKMIDLHPEKEPDIYWAVMHEADPLEHGAIVENAMIYPDGRFDFADRRLTENSRASYPLSFIRNADPRGRAGHPQALLLLTADAHGVLPPIARLETDQAKLWFLMGYTSKLAGTETGVVEPQSTFSRFFGAPFMPRLPEVYTEMLGAFLDRYRTRAYLVNTGWSGGAYGEGERIDIRLTRRMVRAALSGELERVEFEEDRRFHVGVPRTCPGVPARILRPEDTWRDKGAYAARADRLAQEFAREFEGAFSGMGISPGVAAQCPGPR, encoded by the coding sequence ATGGACGTTGACCGGGCCGTGGACCGGGCCCTCGGGGCCCACCCCGACGTGTGGGAGAACCGGGGGCGGCGAGAGCTCATCGCCGAAGCCATCCGCCGCCGGGAGGCGTGGGGCAGCTCCTCCGGCGCGCTCGCCGCCTGGACCCCGCCGGAGTCCACGGGCCGGAGGCCCCAGGACACGTACATCGTGGACCGGCCGGAGATCCACGCCGCGGTGGACTGGCGTTCCCCGTACTGCATCCCTTTGAGCCCCGACACGTTCGAGATGATCCTCCAGGACGCCCTCGGCACCTTGGGGAAGAAGGCGCGTCTGTACGTGACCGAGCGGGCGCTGGGGGCTGACCCGGGCTATGCCCTCGTGGTGCGCACCGTGACCGACCGCGCCCTCACCGCCCTGTTTGCCGACAACATGTTCCGCCCCGTCCCACCGGGGGCAGAGGGGTCCGCATTCGCCGACCGGCCGTTCCTCCTCCTCGCCCTCCCCTACGACAAGCTCGACCCGCGGAAGTACGCGGGGCGGCTCCGGCCGGACCCGAGGACGGGCACCGCGTCCGGGATCGCGGTGGTGATGGACTTCGCCCTTCGGGTGGGGATCGTGTACGGCTCCGCGTACCTGGGGTCGGTGAAGAAGCTCATGTTCACGGTGATGAACTTCCTCCTCCCGCCCTTGGGGGTCCTCCCCTTACACGGGGCGGCGAGCGTGGGCCCCGGCGGGGACGCCGCCCTGTTCCTGGGGCTCTCGGGCACGGGGAAGACGTCGCTCTCCTCCGACCCGGAGCGGACGCTCATCGGCGACGACGAGCACGGCTGGACGGAGGAGGGGATCTTCAACTTCGAGTGGGGCTGCTACGCGAAGATGATCGACCTCCATCCTGAGAAGGAGCCGGACATCTACTGGGCGGTGATGCACGAGGCCGACCCTCTGGAGCACGGGGCGATCGTGGAGAACGCCATGATCTACCCCGACGGGCGGTTCGACTTCGCCGACCGGCGGCTCACGGAGAACTCCCGGGCGAGCTACCCCCTCTCGTTCATCCGCAACGCGGACCCCCGGGGGCGGGCCGGCCACCCCCAGGCCCTGCTCCTCCTCACCGCGGATGCCCACGGCGTCCTCCCCCCGATCGCCCGCCTGGAGACGGACCAGGCCAAGCTGTGGTTCCTCATGGGCTACACGAGCAAGCTCGCCGGCACGGAGACGGGGGTGGTGGAGCCCCAGTCCACGTTCTCCCGGTTCTTCGGGGCCCCGTTCATGCCGCGCCTCCCCGAGGTGTACACGGAGATGCTCGGGGCATTCCTCGACCGGTACCGGACGCGGGCGTACTTGGTCAACACCGGCTGGTCGGGGGGAGCATATGGGGAGGGGGAGCGGATCGACATCCGCCTCACCCGCCGCATGGTTCGGGCGGCCCTATCCGGGGAGCTGGAGCGGGTTGAGTTCGAGGAGGACCGGCGGTTCCACGTCGGGGTGCCGCGGACCTGCCCCGGGGTCCCGGCACGGATCCTACGGCCCGAGGACACGTGGCGGGACAAGGGGGCGTACGCGGCCCGGGCAGACCGGCTGGCCCAGGAGTTTGCCCGGGAGTTCGAGGGGGCGTTTTCCGGGATGGGGATCAGCCCGGGCGTGGCCGCCCAATGCCCGGGCCCGCGGTAG
- a CDS encoding amidohydrolase family protein → MNLNVHTRAFRAAKGEGPAELLLRRARVLDVFSGAFFPGDVAVADGRIVGFGATEAEEIVDLAGAWLVPGFIDAHVHIESSRLSPPEFARAVLPHGTTAVIADPHEIANVLGREGVRYMLDATRDLPLRALFLAPSCVPASPLETAGAELAARDLAELLSWDRILGLAEVMNFPGVLAGDPDLWAKLEAARGRPIDGHAPGLSGSALWAYILAGPRTDHECTSLAEAAEKLRAGMHVLIREGTTARNLSALLPLLTARSAPFVHLCTDDREPETLLSEGHMDDVLRKAIAGGVPPEVAIACATVHTARAYGIPNLGAIAPGYAADL, encoded by the coding sequence GTGAACTTGAACGTGCACACGCGGGCGTTCCGGGCGGCCAAGGGAGAGGGCCCGGCTGAGCTTCTCCTGCGGCGGGCCCGGGTGCTGGACGTGTTCTCCGGGGCGTTCTTCCCCGGGGACGTGGCGGTGGCCGACGGCCGTATCGTCGGGTTTGGGGCCACCGAGGCGGAGGAGATCGTCGACCTCGCCGGGGCGTGGCTCGTCCCGGGGTTCATCGACGCCCACGTCCACATCGAGAGCTCGCGCCTCTCCCCGCCTGAGTTCGCCCGGGCCGTGCTCCCCCACGGGACCACGGCGGTGATCGCCGACCCCCACGAAATCGCCAATGTCCTGGGCCGGGAGGGGGTCCGGTACATGCTGGACGCCACCCGGGATCTGCCCCTGCGGGCGCTCTTCCTGGCCCCGTCCTGCGTCCCAGCGAGCCCGCTGGAGACGGCCGGGGCGGAACTGGCCGCCCGGGACCTCGCGGAGTTGCTCTCTTGGGACCGCATCCTCGGCCTCGCGGAGGTCATGAACTTCCCCGGGGTGCTGGCCGGCGACCCCGACCTCTGGGCCAAGCTCGAGGCAGCCCGGGGCCGCCCGATCGACGGCCACGCCCCGGGGCTCTCCGGGTCTGCCCTGTGGGCCTACATCCTTGCCGGACCGCGCACCGACCACGAGTGCACTTCCCTCGCCGAGGCCGCGGAGAAGCTGCGGGCCGGGATGCACGTCCTCATCCGCGAGGGGACCACGGCCCGGAACCTCTCCGCCCTGCTCCCCCTCCTCACCGCCCGGTCCGCCCCGTTCGTCCACCTCTGCACCGACGACCGGGAGCCGGAAACCCTCCTCTCGGAAGGGCACATGGACGACGTCCTGCGGAAGGCCATCGCGGGCGGCGTCCCCCCGGAGGTCGCGATCGCCTGCGCCACGGTCCACACCGCCCGGGCGTACGGGATCCCGAACCTCGGGGCGATCGCCCCCGGCTACGCTGCCGACCTCG
- a CDS encoding mechanosensitive ion channel family protein: MNFLERTLGENALWVWLLALGVFALTFLGLKLATWGIRRQLTARYERTKSEFVRLMADLARRTHLFFLLGVALYAGSLAVRLPPAASRAIGTLAVLAFLIQVASWGGRIITYWVDRAVKRKLEEEGDAATATTLNAVAFLGKIALWTLVLLLALENVGIDITALVTGLGIAGIAVALALQNILGDLFASISIVVDKPFLVGDFIIVGDFMGTVERVGLKTTRVRSLTGEQLIFSNAELLRQPVRNYKRMFQRRVMFSFGVVYETPYEALAAIPRIVREIIEAQPNTRFDRAHFKEYGDFALGFEVVYYVLVPDYNVYMDIQQAINLELYRRFREEGIAFAYPTQTVYVHPAPAVAGDKEGAHGR, from the coding sequence ATGAACTTCCTTGAGCGGACGCTCGGGGAAAACGCACTTTGGGTATGGCTTCTCGCCCTGGGCGTGTTCGCCCTGACCTTCCTTGGGCTGAAGCTCGCCACGTGGGGCATCCGCCGCCAGTTGACCGCCCGCTACGAGCGGACGAAGAGCGAGTTCGTGCGCCTCATGGCCGACCTGGCCCGGCGGACCCATCTCTTCTTCCTCCTCGGGGTCGCCCTTTACGCGGGGTCGCTCGCGGTGCGGCTTCCCCCGGCCGCGTCCCGGGCCATCGGCACCCTGGCCGTGCTGGCCTTCCTGATCCAGGTCGCGTCCTGGGGGGGCCGGATCATCACGTACTGGGTGGACCGCGCGGTCAAGCGGAAGCTCGAGGAGGAAGGGGACGCGGCCACCGCCACCACCCTCAACGCGGTGGCGTTCCTCGGGAAGATCGCCCTGTGGACGTTGGTGCTGCTCCTGGCCCTGGAGAACGTGGGGATCGACATCACTGCCCTCGTGACCGGGCTCGGGATCGCCGGCATCGCCGTGGCTTTGGCCCTCCAGAACATCCTCGGGGACCTGTTCGCCTCCATCTCCATCGTGGTGGACAAACCGTTCCTGGTGGGGGACTTCATCATCGTCGGCGACTTCATGGGCACGGTGGAGCGGGTCGGCCTCAAGACCACCCGTGTGCGCAGCCTCACCGGCGAACAGCTCATCTTCTCCAACGCCGAGCTCCTGCGTCAGCCGGTCCGCAACTACAAACGCATGTTCCAGCGCCGGGTGATGTTCTCGTTCGGGGTCGTGTACGAAACCCCGTACGAGGCGCTCGCCGCGATCCCGAGGATCGTGCGAGAGATCATCGAGGCCCAGCCGAACACGCGCTTCGACCGGGCCCACTTCAAGGAGTACGGGGACTTCGCGCTCGGGTTTGAGGTCGTCTACTACGTGCTCGTTCCGGACTACAACGTGTACATGGACATCCAGCAGGCCATCAACCTCGAGCTCTACCGCCGGTTCAGGGAGGAGGGCATCGCGTTCGCCTATCCCACCCAGACGGTGTACGTGCACCCGGCGCCTGCGGTCGCTGGAGACAAGGAGGGAGCGCATGGACGTTGA